In Planctomycetota bacterium, the genomic window TCCGCGCCGCCGACGTGAAGGAGATCAAGGTGGAGGTGATCGCCCGTGCCGCCGACATCCTGGGCGATCCGCACAAGTACCGGCCCGATTCGAAGGAGACCGCCGACCACTCGTTGCCCTACTGCATGGCGGTGGGCCTGGTGGATGGCATGGTGACCCCGCTGCAATTCCGCGAGGAGCGCGTCATGGACAAGGCGCTGCAGCCGATCATGGACAAGGTGAAGGTGGTGGCCAACCAGGAGTTCGAGGCGCTCTTTCCCAAGTTCCAGCCCAGCCGCGTGACCATCACCACCAACGGCGGCGCGTCGCACTCCACGCGAGTTGACGTGCCCAAGGGCGACCCGCGCGACCCGATGACCGAGGAGGAGATCGGCGTGAAGTTCACCGCGCTGGGCGGCGAGGTCATCGGCGAGGATCAATGCAAGAAACTGCGGAAGTGCATCATGGGCCTAGACTCCGCCAAGTCGCTCGGCGCCTTGTTCGAGCTGACCACGGCGCGCGAAGCGCAGCACGCGTAGTGCCACGGGACCCCCGCACTCGCCCTCACCCCGAGGCGAGGCGATTCAATCCGAGGAAAGCTCCGCTTCAGTTTTTGGCGGGAGCGCGATGGCCGCTCTTCGACTTGGCGTGCTTGCCGTGCTTGGCCTTGCCCTTGTGCTTGCCCTTGTGCTTGGCCTTGGCGTGCTTGCCCTTGGCATGATGACCCTTGGCATGATGGCCTGCCGACTTGGCGGCATGGTGCGTCGGCGAGGGATTCACGACTGAAATGTCTCCGGTGTCCGCGGTGGCTGAGGCGCCCAGGGCGAGCACGGCGATCAGGGGGAGAACGAGATAACGGTTGATTCGCATGGTCCAATTCCTTGATAAGGCTCCCGCTGCAAGGCTTTGATCCTGCGCACGAGAGTGAAAACATATCGGATTGATGAATGCGCCGGGATCACTTTCTATTGCATCCATCATCGCAAATCATGCGATGACGGGGAGGATGTAGGCTCTGGTCGCGTCGAGTGCGGCAAGCCGAGTTCGGTCCATCCAGCGGAGTGTCCATGTCCAGAGGAATCCTTTCGATCTATTGGGGCGATGAGTCGAAGCTGCCCGTCGAGCGATTGAAGACTTCGGTTCGCAAATTCCACCCTGAGCTTCCCCACGAAATTATCAAGATCGACGCCCCGGCCGGGGACGACTCCAGCCTGGTTCGCAAGGCCGCCATGTTCGACCTGTCGCCCTTCGACGAGACTTTGTATCTGGACATCGACACGGTGGTCCAGGGCAACCTGAATTTCGGCTTTGAAAAAGCCGCGATCTTCGGCATGGCCATCGCGCTGAACGAGTGCCCCTGGGCGCGGCGCTACCACCGAATCTTCGAGGGTGACCAGATTGAATACAACACCGGCGTGATCTTCTTCACGAAGAAGGCCGCCCCGGTCTTTTCCAAGTGGCGTGAGCTGGCGCCGGTGACTGACTCCTCGCTCATGGTGGTGCGCGACGGGAAGCCGCACATGATGAAGGCCAACGACCAGGGATCGTTCGCGCTGGCCATCGAGCAGACCGGGTTCAATCCCTTCGTGCTGCCGATGAACTGGAACTTCCGGCCGATGTGGCACAAGAGCTTTTTCGGTCCGATCAAGATCTGGCACGACGCCTCGCCGGTGCCGCCGATCATCGAGCGGATCAACAGCGACAACTCGATGAAGGGCGCGGTCATCCAGTACTTCCAGGCCGGCACGCCTCCGCGAGCGTGACATGCGGCGCGCGCCGCTGCTAAAATCCATGCTGATGCGTGACTTCGCCCTGATCTACCTCAACGGAGTGCGACGGGAGATCCGCGGGCGGGAGGCGCTGATGATGCTCGCCGAATGGCTCCGCAAGGAGGCGGGCATGACGGGAACCAAGATCGTCTGCGCGGAAGGAGACTGCGGCTCCTGCACGGTGCTGCGCGCGTTTCCGGCGCCCGGCGCGAAGGAGGGCGCGGTCGCGCCGCAACTCGAGTTCGAGGCGATGAACTCCTGCATCGCCACCGTGGCCCAGATGGACGGCTCGCACATCGTCACGGTGGAGGGCATGGCCTGCGGCGGCGAGCTCTCGCCGGCGCAGTCGGCGATGCAGAAGTGCCACGCCTCGCAGTGCGGCTACTGCACGCCGGGATTCGTGATGGCCATGAGCGGCATGCTGGAGAAGCACGACCGCGCGGACGCCCGGACGGCCGCCAACTACCTGACCGGAAATCTCTGCCGCTGCACGGGGTACTCGACCATCGTCGAGGCGGCCGTGACGGTGCGGGCCACCGAGAGGCATTCGGTGGCGCGGCGATACTCCGATCCCGCCGCGATCCGGGACGCGCTGGAAACCACGAAGCGGCCGATGCGGATCGAGCATGGCGGCGTGAAACTCTTCGCGCCGGTGAAATTGCGCGATGCCGCGGCCTTCGCGGGACTCGAGCCGGAGTGCAAAGTGCTCGGCGCCGCCACCGATCTTGGCGTTCCGATCAACAAGGGCAAGCCGATGCCCCGGACGCTGCTGAGCCTGCATCTGGTGCCGGAGCTCTACGAGGCGAAGACCGCGCGCCGCGGGATCACGGTGGGGGCGCGGGTGACGCTGGCGCAATTGCGGCGTCTGAGCGAGAAGTCGGCACCGGAGTTCGCGCGCTTCCTGAACCTCTTTGCGTCGCCGCAGATCAAGAACGTGGCCACGCTGGCGGGCAACATCGCCAACGCTTCACCCATCGGCGACACGCTTCCCTTTCTGCTGATCGCGGGCGGGACCATTCATGTCGTGGGCCGGCCCGGCGGCAAGGGGCCGCTGAAGAAGCGATCGATTGCCATGACCGAGCTCTACCTCGGCTACAAGAAATTGTCGCTGCAACCCGGCGAGATCATCACGCATGTCACTTTCGACTGCGGCTCGGACCACGAGGTGTTGCGCCTCTACAAGGTCTCGCAGCGCAAGGACCTGGACATCAGCGCCATCAGCGGAGCCTTTGCCCTGGTGCTCGGTGGTCGGCGCGGGAAGCAGACCGCGCCGATGGTCGCGTCGGCGCGCATCGCCTACGGCGGCGTCGCCGCGACTCCCATTCGCGTGCCGCAGGCCGAGGAAGCGCTGGTGGGCGAGCTCACCGAGCAGAAGGTGGAGGAGGTGGCGCGATTGATCGCCGGCTCCATCAAGCCGCTCTCCGATGTGCGCGGCAGCGCCGCCTATCGGCGCGTGACGGCCGCCAACTTGTTCCGCCGCTACGGGCATGAGGTGCTGCATGGATAGGCCCGCCCACCCAGCCGCGGCGATCCTCCCGGATCCCGGATCGGCGCCGCACGACTCCTCGTCGACGCATGTCACCG contains:
- a CDS encoding FAD binding domain-containing protein, coding for MRDFALIYLNGVRREIRGREALMMLAEWLRKEAGMTGTKIVCAEGDCGSCTVLRAFPAPGAKEGAVAPQLEFEAMNSCIATVAQMDGSHIVTVEGMACGGELSPAQSAMQKCHASQCGYCTPGFVMAMSGMLEKHDRADARTAANYLTGNLCRCTGYSTIVEAAVTVRATERHSVARRYSDPAAIRDALETTKRPMRIEHGGVKLFAPVKLRDAAAFAGLEPECKVLGAATDLGVPINKGKPMPRTLLSLHLVPELYEAKTARRGITVGARVTLAQLRRLSEKSAPEFARFLNLFASPQIKNVATLAGNIANASPIGDTLPFLLIAGGTIHVVGRPGGKGPLKKRSIAMTELYLGYKKLSLQPGEIITHVTFDCGSDHEVLRLYKVSQRKDLDISAISGAFALVLGGRRGKQTAPMVASARIAYGGVAATPIRVPQAEEALVGELTEQKVEEVARLIAGSIKPLSDVRGSAAYRRVTAANLFRRYGHEVLHG